The genomic interval CGTTGATCGCGCGGGCCGCCTTCTTGGACGAGCGCGGGAACAGCGTGCCCGCCGTGTACGTGTCGGGCCCGTCGGTGGGCGGGAACCCGCGCCGCGGCACCGACCGTGACTCGATGCCCAGCAGGCAGACCGGGATGCCGCCGAGGTGCACGTCCTGCACCACGGCCGTCTCGGCGTCGGCCATGCCGGCCCAGCGTTCCAGCACGGCGTGGTCCTGGTCGGCCAGCGCCCGCATCACGATCCGGATGTCGAACGCCTTCTTGCGGTCGGGGTTGGCCGTGGCCGAGAAGATCTCGCCGACCGTGGCGAAGTCGCTGCCGGCGACGTCGTGCGGGAACGACGAGATGTCGCGGGTGACCGGGTCGGTCGTCGCCGCGCGCCGCGGGAACGCCTCGCCGGGCACGATGTACGTGTGGTCGTAGTGCGCCATCAGCACGTCGCGCGCGGCCGCCAGGTTGGGCGCCCAGTACTGCGCCTGCCCGTTCGGCCCCATCACCCGGTCGTAGCCGCCGATGCCGAAGTTGTCCTCGGCCGACACGCCGCCGGAGAAGTCGAGCGACTGCTTGCCGGTGAGCACCATGGCCGAGTCGGGCGTCATGACCAGGATTCCCTTGGTGTGCATGAGCATCGTGGCCTCGGCGTTCCAGTACGGCTGGGCGCCGACGTTGATGCCCGCGACCACGATGTTGATCTCGCCGCCGTCCTGGGTGAACTCCACGATCCGCTTGAGGGCGGCCGCGACCCAGTCCATGTTCTCGGTGCCGGACTCCATCGAGATCCGGGCGCCGGCCGACAACGCGTACCACTCCAGCGGCACCCGCAGCCGGTCGGCCAGGTCGAGACCGGCGATCACGCGGCGGCACTCGGCTTCACTCAGCGCGCCCAGGGCCTTGGTCGGGTCGCCCAGCAGCACGACCCGGGTGATGCCCTCGGGGTGCCGCTCGGTGCGGCTGGTGACCACCCCGGCGACCAGCGCGGCCGAGTTGCGGCCCTTCGGCCGGTCGACCGGCACGAGCGCGTGCGACTCGTCGAGGTCATACTCCTGGAAGTCGCCGAGCAGCGCCGTCAGCTCGTACGGATAAACGGTGTTGCGGGCCGCTGCGCGCAGAACCTTGAGGCGGTAGTTGTCCAGCGGCTCGACCGGCTCGTCGGTGGGCTCGCTGAAGGTCAGCACCGGGGCGCCCGTGGCGTCGTTGGAGATGCGCACGGCGACCTTGGTCAGCGTGCCCGATCCGGGGTCGCGGTACCGGCCGATGAACAGGATCTCTTCCAGGCCCGCGCCGGCGCTGGTCGGCAGGACGCGCCGGGCGATCATCTCCATCTCCTCGCGGGAGATCGAGATCGGCGGCCACACGTAGACGACGATGCGGTTGGTGCTGAACCGCTTGTCGGAGGGCCGCTGCGCCTGGGCGCGACGGATGGAGTCGAGGCAGGTGGCGATCGTGTCCTCGGCGGTCGGCAGCGCCACCAGGCGGCCGTCGTGCTCGCGCAGCTCGGTCAGGTCACGCACCTGGGCGAACGCGACCAGCCGGTCGTCGCCCGGGTTCTCCCGCGCGACCGCCCGGAACAGGTAGACCTCTTCGTCGGAGGAGGGCAGCCGGGTCAGGTCGAACTTGCGCAGCCTTTCCAGCTGCATCCGCTGGGCGATGTACGGGTGCAGGCCGCGGATCAGCCTTTCCTCGGTCATCCCGGCGCTGGACGGGCGCCACGTGAAGTGGTGGTGCATGACTGCCCCGCCCCGGCCCGCGACCGTGGTGGTGAGCCGGCGCACCTGCGTGGGCAGCGGGTGCGCGCCGATCACCTCTTGCAGGGCGGCGGCCATGGCGTCGTGGTCGCCGGGCTGGCCCTCCCACGACAGGTAGATGTCGGTGTCGATGGCGGTGTCGCCGGCCAGCGCGGCCAGGCCGTCGAGCGCGGCGCCCAGCCCGTCGAACGACACGGCGGCCGAGACGATCCACGAGCCGGCCCGTTCGGCGACGACGAAGATCCCCGACGTCCGCAGGCCGGTCAGGCCCTTGTTGCCGTAGTAGCGGCGGGTCAGCACCTCGAGCATGACCGAGTTGTCGAGGTTGTCGCGCACGAGGCGCTGGCCGAGCAGGCGCACCAGCGGCTCGGTGCTGCGGACCATCTCGGCGATGCGCTCGCCGCGGTCGGGTGACTGCGGCTCGGCGTCGAGGTGGCGCAGGTGCTTGCGGATGCCGGAGTAGACGCGGGCCCGGTTGCGCAGCAGCAGCGGCTGGCCGAACCACGAGAACACGACGCCGCGGGCCAGGTCGGCCAGGGCCGGGTAACGCACCTGGGTGGCCGCGATCAGCCGTTCCAGGGCCAGACCGGCCGGCTCGCGCAGCGTGTCGTCCGGCGGGGCGGTGGTCAGCCAGGCCCGCAGCAGGGCGGCGATCACCGTGGCGTCGGCGGACGCGCGCTGCTGGGCCAGGAAGATGCGGAAGACGGCGGCCTCGAGCTCCGGCGTGCGTTCCAGTTCCTTGACGCCGTAGTGGCCGAGCGCCTTGGACAGCCGGGCCTGGAACGACTCGGGCAGCCCGGCCCGTTCGACGTCGAGGCTCTGCAGGTAGGTGTGCAGGTATTCGCGGGCGCTGTGCACGTGGGCCTCGCCGAGGCCGTCGTCGGTCGCGGGCCGGTTGCGGCTGAGGTCGGCCAGGTCGGCGAAGACCTCGATCAGCTCCACCTCGCCGGCCAGGGGGCGGTGGGTCTCGGCGGCGGCGGCGCTCAGGTAGCCGGCCAGCACACGGCGTTCGTCGAGCGGGTCGACGTCGAAGCCGAGCAGCAGGCTGCGCAGGTCTTCCTGGCCGCGGGCGACCCGCAGCCCGGGCGACGGCTCGGCCTCGGCGGCGGGCAGGTCGATCTCGACGTCACCGGCGGCGGCCTCCTGCTCGGCCTCGGCGTCGCCGAGCGGTTCGAGGCGCAGCAGCGCGGCCCCCGAGTCGACCTTGGCGCCGACAGTGACCAGCACCTCCTTGACGCGGGCCTTGAACGGCGCGCGGAGCACGGCCTCCATCTTCATGGCCTCGAGCACCAGCACGGGCGCGCCCGCCTCGACCTCGGCCCCGGCCGCGAGCGGGGTGGCGATGACCAGGGCCGGCATCGGGGAGCGCAGCACGCCGCCCTCGTCGCGGCTGATGCGGTGGGTGATGCCGTCGACCTCGACCAGGTGGATCGGGCCGTGGGCGCCGGTGAGCACCTTGTGCCGCCGGCCGTTGACCGTGATGCGGCCGCTGTGCTTGTCGAAGCGTTCCAGCTCGACGTCGGCCGTGCGCACCTCGTGACCGGCCTCGACGCCGACGCGGAACCGGCGGGCGCCGACCCGGGCCACCCGTACGCGGTAGGTGACGCCCCGCAGCTTGAGGTCGAGGGGCGTGCCGCTCTCGTGCCGCACCTGCGGGCGCCCGCCGAACGCGGTGGAGAGCAGGCGCTGCTGCTCGGTGCGCTCCTCCTCCTCGTACGCCTCGATCGCGGCCGCGGCGAGCGCGACGGCGGAGTGCTTGTGCGAGACGAGCCGGCCCTGTTCGCGTACGCGGTCGATCCACCCCGTGTCGGCCGAGCCGTCGATCACCTCGGGCTGGTCGAGCAGGTCGAGCACGAAGCTCTTGTTGGTCGCGCCGCCCTCGATCACCACGGTCGTGTCGGCCATCGCCCGGCGCAGGCGCCCCAGGGCCTCGTCCCGATCCTTCCCGTACGCGATGACCTTGGCGATCATCGAGTCGAAGTCGCCGGGGATCGTGTCCCCCTCGCTCACGCCCGTGTCGACGCGGATGCCGGGGCCGGCGGGCAGGTCGAGCCGGGCGATGCGGCCGGGCGACGGCGCGAAGTCGCGGTCGGGGTCCTCCGCGTTCAGGCGGGCCTCGACGGCGTGCCCGCGCTCGCGGGGCGGCTCGCCGGTCAGCCGGTTGCCCGACGCCACGTACAGCTGGGCCTTGACCAGGTCGAACCCGGTGGTCGACTCGGTGATCGGGTGCTCCACCTGCAGGCGGGTGTTGACCTCGAGGAAGGCCAGCAGGTCGTCGCCCGGGTGGTAGAGGAACTCGACAGTGGCCGCCCCGCGGTAGCCCACCGCGACGGCGAGACGCTCTGCTGAGGCCTTGAGCTCGGCGGCACGCTCGGGCGGCAGCACCGGCGACGCCGACTCCTCGATGACCTTCTGGTTGCGGCGCTGCACGGAGCAGTCGCGCACGCCGAGCGCCCACGCCGTGCCCTGGCCGTCGGCGATCACCTGCACCTCGACGTGCCGGGCCCCGGTGACCAGGCG from Paractinoplanes brasiliensis carries:
- a CDS encoding ATP-binding protein, which gives rise to MFTRIAVVNRGEAAMRLIHAVRELAAETATPIETVALFTDVDRGSTFVREADIAYDLGPAAARPYLDLKTLERALVDTGADAAWVGWGFVAEDPAFAELCDRIGVTFIGPGAEAMRKLGDKIGAKLIAEEVGVPVAPWSRGPVETLEAALAAATDIGYPLMLKATAGGGGRGIRVVRDPGQLADAYERTSQEAARAFGSGIVFLERLVTGARHVEVQVIADGQGTAWALGVRDCSVQRRNQKVIEESASPVLPPERAAELKASAERLAVAVGYRGAATVEFLYHPGDDLLAFLEVNTRLQVEHPITESTTGFDLVKAQLYVASGNRLTGEPPRERGHAVEARLNAEDPDRDFAPSPGRIARLDLPAGPGIRVDTGVSEGDTIPGDFDSMIAKVIAYGKDRDEALGRLRRAMADTTVVIEGGATNKSFVLDLLDQPEVIDGSADTGWIDRVREQGRLVSHKHSAVALAAAAIEAYEEEERTEQQRLLSTAFGGRPQVRHESGTPLDLKLRGVTYRVRVARVGARRFRVGVEAGHEVRTADVELERFDKHSGRITVNGRRHKVLTGAHGPIHLVEVDGITHRISRDEGGVLRSPMPALVIATPLAAGAEVEAGAPVLVLEAMKMEAVLRAPFKARVKEVLVTVGAKVDSGAALLRLEPLGDAEAEQEAAAGDVEIDLPAAEAEPSPGLRVARGQEDLRSLLLGFDVDPLDERRVLAGYLSAAAAETHRPLAGEVELIEVFADLADLSRNRPATDDGLGEAHVHSAREYLHTYLQSLDVERAGLPESFQARLSKALGHYGVKELERTPELEAAVFRIFLAQQRASADATVIAALLRAWLTTAPPDDTLREPAGLALERLIAATQVRYPALADLARGVVFSWFGQPLLLRNRARVYSGIRKHLRHLDAEPQSPDRGERIAEMVRSTEPLVRLLGQRLVRDNLDNSVMLEVLTRRYYGNKGLTGLRTSGIFVVAERAGSWIVSAAVSFDGLGAALDGLAALAGDTAIDTDIYLSWEGQPGDHDAMAAALQEVIGAHPLPTQVRRLTTTVAGRGGAVMHHHFTWRPSSAGMTEERLIRGLHPYIAQRMQLERLRKFDLTRLPSSDEEVYLFRAVARENPGDDRLVAFAQVRDLTELREHDGRLVALPTAEDTIATCLDSIRRAQAQRPSDKRFSTNRIVVYVWPPISISREEMEMIARRVLPTSAGAGLEEILFIGRYRDPGSGTLTKVAVRISNDATGAPVLTFSEPTDEPVEPLDNYRLKVLRAAARNTVYPYELTALLGDFQEYDLDESHALVPVDRPKGRNSAALVAGVVTSRTERHPEGITRVVLLGDPTKALGALSEAECRRVIAGLDLADRLRVPLEWYALSAGARISMESGTENMDWVAAALKRIVEFTQDGGEINIVVAGINVGAQPYWNAEATMLMHTKGILVMTPDSAMVLTGKQSLDFSGGVSAEDNFGIGGYDRVMGPNGQAQYWAPNLAAARDVLMAHYDHTYIVPGEAFPRRAATTDPVTRDISSFPHDVAGSDFATVGEIFSATANPDRKKAFDIRIVMRALADQDHAVLERWAGMADAETAVVQDVHLGGIPVCLLGIESRSVPRRGFPPTDGPDTYTAGTLFPRSSKKAARAINAASGNRPLVVLANLSGFDGSPESMRKLQLEYGAEIGRAIVNFRGPIVFTVISRYHGGAFVVFSKKLNPNMTVLALEGSFASVLGGAPAAAVVFTGDVNRRTAADPRVKAAEERLAAASGADRGALAAELEELRNSVRTEKLGEVATEFDRVHSIQRAVEVGSVDAVIKATEMRPRIIEAIDAALRRHDS